The region TGAAAATAAGAATAGAACAGGTAAAACAACAGCAGATAAAACCAGACTAACCATTGATAAAAATATTACAGATAAAATAACATTTATAGCACATTGGATTAATTCATTTAATAGTTTAAATATTGTTTCAGATAAACTATTAATATCATTTACTAAAATAGAAATAATATTACCTGATTTTTGATTATCAAAATACGAAACAGGAATATATAAAAGATTTTTCATGGCGGTTTTTCTTATATTCTCGCAAACTGAAAAAGTTATTTTTACAAAAAATACCCCTGAAACATATCTAAAAATTCCATACAATATAAACGATATAACCAAACATGAAGCCATACCTATAAATAATTTTAAATTAAAAGGTGTTTTATGATCTAATACATCTTTTGTTAAACATATTGTAAAAATATATCCAATTAAAAATGAACCTATTGCATAAAAAATTGCATGAAAAAATGAAAACAAAACAGCCAATCAAAATTTTGTTTTTGATTCACCTGAATATTTAAAAACTAATTTAAACAAAGTAATAAATGAAAGTTTTTGCTTTTCTTTAGTTCTTTTTTTCATCACTGCCTCCTTTTCTATTGGCTTAATTGGTTATTGTATGATTCATTATAATATGAACATGATTTCATTAATTCTTCATGATTTCCTTTATCCAACATATTTCCATCAGATAAAACAATAATTTCATCAGCATTTTTTATTAATGGCAATTTTTGGCTAATTATTATAGTTGAACATGAATATTTATTTTTTATATTTTGTAAAACTTGGTGTGCAGTAATATTATCTAAAGCACTAGTTGAGTTATCTAATATTAAAATTTTTGGTTTAGTTAATAAAGTTCTTGCAATTGAAAGACGTTGTTTTTGGCCACCTGAAAGGTTTGTTGCCCCTTGAGTAATGACATGATCTAAATTTTCTTCAAATTTATAAACAAAATCATATGCACAAGCGTCACGTAATGCTTGATTTATTTCTTCATCTGTTGCATCATTTTTAGCAAAAAGCATATTTTCTTTTATTGTTCCTGTATTTAATAGGGCATCTTGGTAAACAATTCCGATTGTTTCATGTAAATTTTTTGTATTAACTTCTTTAATTTCATTATCCCCAATTAAAATCGATCCTTCATTATATAGATAGTTATTAACCAATAAATTTGCAAGTATGCTTTTACCACTACCAGTAGGACCAACCAATCCAAGAGTTTTTCCAAACGGTAGGCTAAAACTTATATTGTGCAAAGTATAATTTGAATTTGAAGAATAATATTTAAAGCTTAAATTTTCAACTTTTAAATCGAAGTTTTTTGTTATTTTTTTGCCATTTGATACATAAATTTTATCTTCGTTAGTATTTAATACTTCTATAACTCTAGTAGCAGAAATTTTTCCTTTTACAAATGCTGAAATAAATACTGCCCCCAATATAACGCCAAACGTTACATAAAATGAATAGTCAATAAAAATATTAAATCTTACAATTGTATCATA is a window of Metamycoplasma hominis ATCC 23114 DNA encoding:
- a CDS encoding ABC transporter ATP-binding protein, with the translated sequence MLKLIKFLPWKIKILFIIGSFISLISVIFELITPTLISQFIRLLFIENKNSQVDLSFFNGLINFTFNNAINARNYMIYSIIVLTIISMSLTFGCTSLIVYAAERSSRYIRENFIRKLNTLSLKNISDLKPESLITRVSDDIAVFWEFLISATNVLTRAISMIIGGCILAVMNNVKMAIGLILLVPIILTIVSIMAKKASPSIKKAQLAVEEITKQVDENILGSRLIKIYDLYKNREEKFAKINKTWKNFNVNAGSIFVGIAPLFFGIFNLFVVVLYSLVVHDVISNVATYDTIVRFNIFIDYSFYVTFGVILGAVFISAFVKGKISATRVIEVLNTNEDKIYVSNGKKITKNFDLKVENLSFKYYSSNSNYTLHNISFSLPFGKTLGLVGPTGSGKSILANLLVNNYLYNEGSILIGDNEIKEVNTKNLHETIGIVYQDALLNTGTIKENMLFAKNDATDEEINQALRDACAYDFVYKFEENLDHVITQGATNLSGGQKQRLSIARTLLTKPKILILDNSTSALDNITAHQVLQNIKNKYSCSTIIISQKLPLIKNADEIIVLSDGNMLDKGNHEELMKSCSYYNESYNNQLSQ